ACCGGCCCGCTGATGAGGGTCACCTCCGCCCCCAGGTCCCGGGCCGCTGTGGCCAGGGCATAGCCCATGCGGCCGCTGCTCCGGTTCGACAGGTAGCGCACCGGGTCCAGCGGCTCCCGCGTGGGACCGGCGGTCACCAGCACCCCCTTGCCCCGCAACGGCTGGGGCAGCTCAAAAAGCTCCCGGATGCCACTCACAATGCGCCCCGTCTCCGGAAAGCGCCCCACGCCCACGTGCAGCGTGGCCAGCGCGCCCTCGTCCGGGTCCAGCACCTGCCGGCCCCGCGCCCGCAGCTTGCCCACCGCCTCCCGCGTAGCGGGATTGCGCCACATGCGGTAATTCATGGCCGGCACAAACAGCACCGGGCACTCCACGATGTTCAGCAAGGTGGACAGGAAATCGTCGGCCACCGCGTGGGCGGCCTTGCCCAATATGTTGGCCGTGGCCGGCGCGATCACCACCGCCTCAAATTTCTCGGCGATGTCCACGTGGGGCACCCCGGTGGCGGGATCCTCGGGGAACTGCTCCAGCACCACTGGATGGGTGCTGAAGGCCGCGAATGTGGCCGCGCCCACAAACTCGGTCGCCGCGGCGGTCATGGCCACGGTCACGTCGGCCCCTTCCTTGCGCAGCTGCCGCACCAGCTCGGCGGCCTTGTAGGCGGCGATGGACCCGCACACCCCCACCAGGATGCGGCGGTCGGCCAAGCTACCGGCCATGGCTCGGCGCCGGGCCCAGCACCTGCTGGTAGACGCCCTCGCAGGGATGCCCTTCCAGGCTCCACACCAGGCTTTGGGCCGGGTCGTCCCCCCGCAGCAGCAGCTGCGCGCTGGAGCGCGTCCCGTACTCGTCGCCGTGCTTGCACACCAGGGGGTGCTCCACTAGCAGGTGGGCCTGCCCAGCCATCCATTCCGCGTTGGTTCCGCCGCTCTCGCTCAGCCCCGACCCCTCGTAGGCCGCGTTGGCCACTTGGTAGACCCCTGAGAGCAGATCGTAGGACTCCAACTCTGCGCCGGTCCAGACAAAGAGAAAAGCACTTTCCCTGTCCGCCACCAGCAGGTTGAAGTTGTCGGTGGGCCGCGCGGCCAGCTCCCGGCGCAGCCCAGCGGGCGCGTCCGCCGCCGCCGGCAGGGCCAACATAGCCTGCACCAGTGCGCCCCGCGAATGCAGGT
The sequence above is drawn from the Candidatus Neomarinimicrobiota bacterium genome and encodes:
- the coaBC gene encoding bifunctional phosphopantothenoylcysteine decarboxylase/phosphopantothenate--cysteine ligase CoaBC yields the protein MAGSLADRRILVGVCGSIAAYKAAELVRQLRKEGADVTVAMTAAATEFVGAATFAAFSTHPVVLEQFPEDPATGVPHVDIAEKFEAVVIAPATANILGKAAHAVADDFLSTLLNIVECPVLFVPAMNYRMWRNPATREAVGKLRARGRQVLDPDEGALATLHVGVGRFPETGRIVSGIRELFELPQPLRGKGVLVTAGPTREPLDPVRYLSNRSSGRMGYALATAARDLGAEVTLISGPVGLAPVAGCRLVDIETAEELLVAVEQELPGQDALIMAAAVADFQPATAATEKLSRSGQARTLALKPTPDIIKAVRGNFKGALVAFSLQGGHDLGAARHKLQDKGADLLVVNRYDEEGAGFDAATNHVWILSAKGEEVELGPAPKEAIAREILQHIIPYMR
- a CDS encoding NRDE family protein, translating into MCTLLIRHQPGDAYPLALLSNRDERYGRPAGGWAWRETEPRTFAPIDLEAGGTWMGLSAAGVVAALTNIFPQREEPDLHSRGALVQAMLALPAAADAPAGLRRELAARPTDNFNLLVADRESAFLFVWTGAELESYDLLSGVYQVANAAYEGSGLSESGGTNAEWMAGQAHLLVEHPLVCKHGDEYGTRSSAQLLLRGDDPAQSLVWSLEGHPCEGVYQQVLGPAPSHGR